Proteins co-encoded in one Leucobacter exalbidus genomic window:
- a CDS encoding tyramine oxidase subunit B: MPNTQIDFLYLSEPDMIRAGVTDMPACVDEMTSMLELFARGDYRMAGADNNSHGAQLSFPDTATFPGMPIAGPDRRFMAMPAYLGGDYQMTGCKWYGSNAANKQRGLPRSILMFTLNDTDTGAPLALMSANLLSAYRTGAIPGVGARFLAREDAQVVGIVGPGPMNRTSLEAFMAVRPGITHVKVAGRSQTGIDTFITWARDAFPQIVTIEQVADMEAAVRDSDIVSIAVPSDVGSQNYPHVENEWVKPGAFICCSAHLSIGESLVQRARHVADARKIYQAWAEELPSPVHELVGLWGMAIVDRIADGRMAPEQLEDLGEIIGGKAPGRTHDDEVFIYSVGGMPVEDVAWATHVYRNAVERGIGTSLNLWETPALA; encoded by the coding sequence GTGCCAAACACCCAGATCGATTTTCTCTACCTCAGCGAACCCGACATGATTCGGGCCGGGGTCACCGATATGCCCGCCTGCGTCGACGAGATGACCAGCATGCTCGAGCTCTTCGCGCGCGGCGACTACCGCATGGCTGGCGCCGACAACAACTCCCACGGCGCCCAGCTCTCATTCCCCGATACCGCGACGTTCCCCGGCATGCCCATCGCGGGCCCGGATCGCCGCTTCATGGCAATGCCCGCCTACCTCGGCGGTGACTACCAAATGACCGGCTGCAAATGGTACGGCTCAAACGCGGCCAACAAACAGCGCGGCCTGCCCCGCTCGATTCTGATGTTCACGCTCAACGACACCGACACCGGGGCGCCGCTCGCCCTGATGTCAGCGAACCTGCTCAGCGCGTACCGCACGGGCGCGATCCCCGGGGTGGGCGCACGGTTCTTGGCGCGCGAAGACGCGCAGGTCGTGGGCATCGTGGGCCCCGGGCCCATGAACCGCACCTCGCTCGAGGCATTCATGGCTGTGCGGCCCGGCATCACCCACGTCAAGGTGGCGGGGCGCAGCCAGACCGGCATCGACACCTTCATCACGTGGGCACGTGACGCCTTTCCCCAGATCGTTACCATCGAGCAGGTCGCCGATATGGAGGCCGCGGTGCGCGATTCAGACATCGTGAGCATCGCGGTGCCGAGCGATGTTGGCTCGCAGAACTACCCTCACGTCGAAAACGAGTGGGTGAAACCGGGCGCGTTCATCTGCTGCTCTGCGCACCTCTCGATCGGCGAATCACTCGTGCAGCGCGCACGCCACGTCGCCGACGCCCGCAAGATCTACCAGGCCTGGGCCGAAGAGCTCCCGTCGCCCGTGCACGAGCTCGTGGGTCTGTGGGGCATGGCCATCGTCGACCGCATCGCTGACGGCCGCATGGCCCCCGAGCAGCTTGAAGACCTCGGTGAGATCATCGGCGGGAAAGCCCCGGGGCGCACCCACGACGACGAGGTGTTCATCTACTCGGTGGGCGGCATGCCCGTCGAAGACGTTGCCTGGGCCACCCACGTCTACCGCAACGCGGTCGAACGCGGCATCGGCACCTCGCTCAACCTATGGGAGACGCCAGCGCTCGCCTAG